The following are encoded together in the Bradyrhizobium algeriense genome:
- a CDS encoding ABC transporter substrate-binding protein, which translates to MIRTIAAISAALIWTALSVLPASAADKVVLMLNWYVYGEHAPFYYGKAKGIYAAEGIDLEIQEGRGSAATTQAVAAKTANFGYVDVPTMMRAAVKGAPIVATGVLLQTSPMSAMGFVEKNIKKPEDIKGKTVAITPADSMTQIWPLFLKKTGLKESDFQTVAGDGQTKLNAVINGQADLLLGYVMDQSMKIKDATGKDVNAIKFADYGINMVCSGVVANTDFVKANADLVKRFMSATTKAVEAAEKDAKGAAQSILDANPKGGKIETLTQGFELTIPLYRTAETKNKRPFQVTDQNMTDTVNLMVEYGGLDAKAKDNPKAFYTNDYLPQGGS; encoded by the coding sequence ATGATACGAACGATAGCGGCGATCTCCGCCGCCTTGATCTGGACCGCGCTTTCAGTGCTGCCCGCATCGGCCGCCGACAAGGTCGTGCTGATGCTGAACTGGTACGTCTATGGCGAGCACGCGCCGTTCTATTACGGCAAGGCCAAGGGCATCTATGCCGCCGAGGGCATCGACCTCGAAATCCAGGAAGGCCGCGGTTCGGCAGCGACCACGCAGGCCGTGGCGGCCAAGACCGCCAATTTCGGTTATGTCGACGTGCCCACGATGATGCGCGCGGCGGTGAAGGGTGCGCCGATCGTCGCCACCGGCGTGCTGCTGCAGACCAGCCCGATGTCGGCGATGGGCTTTGTCGAGAAGAACATCAAGAAGCCCGAGGACATCAAGGGCAAGACGGTGGCGATCACGCCGGCTGACTCGATGACGCAGATCTGGCCGCTGTTCCTGAAGAAGACCGGCCTGAAGGAAAGCGACTTCCAGACAGTGGCCGGCGACGGCCAGACCAAGCTGAACGCCGTCATCAACGGCCAGGCTGACCTTCTGCTCGGCTATGTCATGGACCAGTCGATGAAGATCAAGGACGCCACCGGCAAGGACGTCAACGCCATCAAGTTCGCCGACTACGGCATCAACATGGTCTGCTCGGGCGTCGTCGCCAATACCGACTTCGTCAAGGCCAATGCCGATCTGGTCAAGCGCTTCATGTCGGCGACGACGAAGGCGGTTGAAGCCGCCGAGAAGGATGCCAAGGGAGCGGCGCAGTCGATCCTCGACGCCAACCCGAAGGGCGGCAAGATCGAGACGCTGACGCAAGGCTTTGAGCTGACGATCCCGCTCTACCGCACGGCGGAAACCAAGAACAAGCGGCCGTTCCAGGTGACCGACCAGAACATGACCGACACGGTCAACCTGATGGTCGAATATGGCGGGCTGGATGCCAAGGCCAAGGATAATCCGAAGGCGTTTTACACCAACGACTACCTGCCGCAGGGCGGTTCGTGA
- a CDS encoding VOC family protein: MITGLDHVVVLTGDINVASAAYQTLFARAPAWQNSGEGADRVLFTLDNTTLELMAPSDEGANAERIRAVLAVQGEGLASICFRTSDIARMHRRLERLTLKPDAIADVESQDAISGATLSWKRTRAATEATRGVRLFFLERDKERPLSVRTTTGSITAMDHVVVSTSEPERAAALYGARLGLDMALDRSHPDWGRLMFFRCGDLIVEVTHRPGKQADTSQDRLRGLCWRVSDIDATHARLAQAGVDVSEVRTGRKPGTRVMTVRSGTCGVRTLLVQPSVGKDA; encoded by the coding sequence GTGATCACCGGCCTCGATCACGTCGTCGTTCTCACCGGCGATATCAATGTGGCCAGCGCGGCCTACCAGACATTGTTTGCCCGCGCACCGGCCTGGCAGAACAGCGGCGAGGGCGCTGACCGTGTCCTGTTTACGCTCGACAACACGACGCTGGAATTGATGGCGCCGAGTGACGAGGGCGCCAATGCGGAGCGCATTCGCGCTGTGCTGGCCGTGCAGGGCGAGGGGCTCGCAAGCATCTGCTTTCGAACCAGCGACATCGCCAGGATGCATCGCAGGCTCGAGCGGCTCACGCTGAAGCCGGACGCGATTGCCGACGTCGAAAGCCAGGACGCGATCTCAGGTGCGACGCTGTCATGGAAGCGCACGCGCGCGGCAACGGAGGCCACGCGCGGCGTCCGCCTGTTCTTCCTCGAGCGCGACAAGGAGCGGCCGCTGTCGGTGCGAACCACGACCGGATCGATCACGGCGATGGATCATGTCGTGGTCTCGACGTCGGAGCCCGAGCGGGCCGCAGCCCTCTATGGCGCGCGGCTCGGCCTCGACATGGCGCTCGATCGTTCGCACCCGGATTGGGGGCGGCTGATGTTCTTTCGCTGCGGCGACTTGATTGTCGAGGTCACCCACCGGCCGGGGAAGCAGGCCGATACATCGCAGGACCGGCTGCGCGGCCTGTGCTGGCGCGTCTCCGACATCGACGCCACCCACGCGCGGCTGGCTCAGGCCGGCGTCGACGTCTCGGAAGTCCGCACCGGCCGCAAGCCGGGGACGCGGGTCATGACGGTGCGCAGCGGGACGTGCGGCGTCCGGACGCTGCTGGTGCAGCCGTCCGTGGGGAAGGACGCGTGA
- a CDS encoding NAD(P)/FAD-dependent oxidoreductase, translated as MTAGPVVIIGAGHAGFQLAMSLRQHGFSERIALLNDEGHLPYQRPPLSKAYLKGTGGPDSLMFRPEKFYHDQNIDLVSDRAVSIDRAARKVRLASGTSLDYGHLVLATGARNRLLDIPNANLDSVRYLRTLDESQSLRDYIGPGQRVVVIGAGFIGLEFAATARVKGLEVDVIELAPRVMARAVTAEISEYFQSRHTSAGIRIHLGVQVTSIEGDGSKVTGVSLSDGRHIKADLIVVGVGVLPNVELAAEAGLKVAAGIVVDEHLLTSDPNISAIGDCALYASPRFGGSLRLESVQNATDHARCVATRLTGDAKPYDGLPWFWSDQGPDKLQMVGLTTGYDRVVVRGDRAQGAFSAFCYKSGQLVGIESVNRAGDHMFGRRLLAAHGSITPEQAADASFDLKRALT; from the coding sequence ATGACGGCAGGACCGGTTGTCATCATTGGCGCGGGCCACGCGGGCTTTCAGCTTGCGATGTCGCTGCGCCAGCACGGCTTTTCCGAACGCATCGCGCTGTTGAACGATGAAGGCCATCTGCCGTACCAGCGGCCGCCGCTATCCAAGGCCTATCTGAAGGGGACCGGCGGACCCGACAGCCTGATGTTCCGCCCGGAAAAATTCTATCATGACCAGAACATCGATCTGGTCTCCGATCGCGCGGTATCGATCGACCGCGCCGCGCGCAAGGTGCGGCTCGCCTCCGGCACTTCGCTCGATTACGGCCATCTCGTGCTGGCGACCGGTGCGCGCAATCGCCTGCTCGACATTCCCAATGCCAATCTCGACAGCGTGCGCTATCTGCGGACGCTCGACGAGAGCCAGTCCCTGCGGGACTACATTGGCCCGGGCCAGCGCGTCGTCGTGATCGGCGCCGGATTTATCGGCCTCGAATTTGCCGCGACCGCGCGGGTCAAGGGCCTCGAAGTCGACGTCATCGAGCTCGCGCCGCGGGTGATGGCGCGCGCGGTGACCGCGGAAATCTCGGAATACTTTCAATCGCGGCATACCTCGGCCGGTATCCGGATTCATCTCGGCGTACAGGTCACCAGCATCGAGGGCGACGGCAGCAAGGTCACTGGCGTCAGCCTCAGCGACGGGCGGCATATCAAAGCCGATCTGATCGTGGTCGGCGTCGGCGTCCTGCCCAATGTCGAACTGGCGGCGGAGGCAGGGCTGAAGGTCGCGGCCGGCATCGTGGTCGACGAGCATTTGCTGACCTCCGATCCGAACATCTCGGCGATAGGCGATTGTGCGCTGTATGCGAGCCCGCGGTTCGGCGGCTCGCTGCGGCTGGAGTCGGTGCAGAACGCCACCGACCACGCGCGCTGTGTCGCGACCCGGCTCACTGGCGATGCCAAGCCCTATGACGGCTTGCCCTGGTTCTGGAGCGATCAGGGTCCCGACAAGCTGCAGATGGTGGGACTGACCACCGGCTACGACCGCGTGGTGGTGCGCGGCGATCGCGCCCAGGGGGCGTTCTCGGCGTTCTGCTACAAATCCGGGCAACTCGTCGGCATCGAGTCCGTCAATCGCGCCGGCGACCACATGTTCGGCCGGCGCCTGCTTGCCGCCCACGGATCGATCACGCCAGAGCAGGCGGCGGATGCGAGTTTTGATTTGAAGCGCGCGCTGACATAA
- a CDS encoding ABC transporter ATP-binding protein produces the protein MNPATKQTNAEQPGAHLRLVSDRAGGAAPGITLSGVSKTYRSRDGDVPSLRPLDFHINEGEFFVVVGPSGCGKSTLLKMISGLLAPSTGEILVEGEQVTKPHGNVGIVFQNALLLPWRNILSNVMLPIDMKKLPRDEYLPRAKALLKLVGLEGFEKKLPWQLSGGMQQRASICRALVHDPKIMLMDEPFGALDAMTREKMNVELMRIQRETGKTVLLITHSIPEAVFLADRVLVMTERPGAIAAIYDVPLPRPRSLDAMADPAFTELVQRIRKHFFTQSALD, from the coding sequence ATGAATCCCGCGACCAAACAAACCAACGCCGAGCAGCCAGGCGCGCATCTGCGCCTGGTGTCGGATCGCGCTGGCGGCGCCGCGCCCGGCATCACGCTGTCCGGCGTCTCAAAAACCTATCGCTCGCGCGACGGCGATGTGCCGTCGCTGCGGCCGCTGGATTTCCACATCAACGAGGGCGAGTTCTTCGTCGTGGTCGGCCCGTCCGGCTGCGGCAAGTCTACGCTGCTGAAAATGATCTCCGGTCTGCTGGCGCCGTCGACCGGCGAGATCCTGGTCGAAGGCGAGCAAGTCACAAAACCGCACGGCAATGTCGGCATCGTGTTCCAGAACGCGCTGCTATTGCCCTGGCGCAACATCCTGTCCAATGTGATGTTGCCGATCGACATGAAGAAGCTGCCGCGCGACGAATATTTGCCGCGGGCAAAGGCGCTGTTGAAACTGGTCGGCCTCGAAGGCTTCGAGAAGAAGCTGCCGTGGCAATTGTCCGGCGGCATGCAGCAACGCGCCTCGATCTGCCGGGCGCTGGTGCATGATCCCAAGATCATGCTGATGGACGAGCCGTTCGGCGCGCTCGACGCCATGACGCGCGAGAAGATGAATGTCGAGTTGATGCGCATCCAGCGCGAAACCGGCAAGACCGTGCTGCTGATCACGCATTCGATCCCCGAAGCCGTGTTCCTCGCCGATCGCGTGCTGGTGATGACCGAACGTCCCGGCGCGATCGCCGCGATCTATGACGTGCCGCTGCCGCGCCCGCGCTCGCTGGATGCGATGGCCGATCCCGCCTTCACCGAACTGGTGCAGCGCATTCGCAAGCATTTTTTCACCCAAAGTGCGCTGGATTGA
- a CDS encoding ABC transporter permease, whose translation MAELKRESGLSKALNAAWVRPFLFLLFIVVAWDLTIRVFRIPAYQIPAPGDVVAVLWTDWPELLRQAWPTTYATLCGFLLSAVFGIPVAMLIAGSKTVESYVYPLLVFSQSVPKIAIAPLFVVWFGFGIIPKVISAFLLGFFPVVVSAVQGFKSVDPDMVDLARAMQGSRFRVFCAVNLPHAMPAIFSGLKVSITLAVVGAVVGEFVGSNSGIGYVLQRSIGTFDLPTMFAALVILALLGVVLFWIVDRIERLVIPWHVSQRDDVIFAS comes from the coding sequence GTGGCGGAGCTGAAGCGCGAGAGTGGCTTGTCGAAAGCGCTGAACGCGGCGTGGGTGCGGCCGTTTTTGTTCCTGCTATTCATTGTGGTTGCCTGGGATCTGACCATCCGCGTGTTCCGGATTCCCGCCTACCAGATCCCCGCGCCCGGCGATGTCGTGGCCGTGCTGTGGACCGATTGGCCTGAGCTGCTTCGGCAAGCCTGGCCCACCACCTACGCCACCCTCTGCGGTTTCCTGCTGTCGGCCGTGTTCGGCATTCCCGTCGCCATGCTGATTGCGGGATCGAAAACGGTGGAAAGCTACGTCTATCCGCTCCTGGTGTTCTCGCAATCCGTGCCGAAGATCGCGATCGCGCCGCTGTTCGTGGTGTGGTTCGGTTTCGGCATCATCCCGAAAGTGATTTCGGCGTTTCTACTCGGGTTTTTCCCGGTCGTCGTGTCCGCCGTGCAGGGCTTCAAGTCGGTCGACCCTGACATGGTAGATCTCGCGCGCGCGATGCAGGGCAGCCGCTTCCGCGTATTTTGCGCCGTCAACCTGCCGCATGCGATGCCCGCGATCTTCTCCGGGCTGAAGGTCTCCATCACGCTCGCCGTCGTCGGCGCCGTGGTCGGCGAATTTGTCGGCTCCAATTCCGGCATCGGCTATGTGCTGCAGCGCTCGATCGGGACTTTCGACCTGCCGACGATGTTCGCCGCACTCGTCATTCTCGCGCTGCTCGGCGTGGTCCTGTTCTGGATCGTCGACCGCATCGAGCGCCTCGTGATCCCCTGGCATGTCAGCCAGCGCGACGACGTGATTTTTGCTTCGTAA
- a CDS encoding ribokinase — translation MGRVFVAGSINMDVVATADRHPKVGETVAGNAVHYFPGGKGANQAVAAAKLGATTALIGRLGRDAFGQQLRTFLVAQGVDLALVKDIAGIHSGTAIITIADADNTIVVVPGANALVSAEDVAAPVLAKGDVAVSQFEIPQATIGAFFKRARAAGATTILNPAPAMACGPELLELVDIMILNETELGFIAGTALADTDAPERFIEAARRLPTDADKTICVTLGKRGVLALMGGEPSLIAGRAVKAVDTTGAGDCFVGALAAQLANGKAIRDALEYANAAASICVQRMGAAPSMPTAAEVADALHP, via the coding sequence ATGGGACGCGTCTTCGTCGCCGGCAGCATCAACATGGATGTGGTGGCAACGGCCGACCGGCATCCGAAGGTCGGCGAGACCGTCGCCGGCAACGCCGTGCATTATTTTCCGGGCGGCAAGGGTGCGAACCAGGCGGTCGCCGCGGCGAAGCTGGGTGCAACAACCGCGCTGATCGGCCGGCTGGGCCGAGATGCCTTCGGGCAGCAATTGCGGACGTTCCTCGTCGCGCAAGGCGTCGACCTCGCGCTCGTCAAGGACATCGCCGGGATCCATAGCGGGACGGCCATCATCACCATCGCCGACGCCGACAACACCATCGTCGTTGTGCCCGGCGCCAATGCGCTGGTCAGTGCCGAGGATGTCGCCGCCCCCGTGCTGGCCAAAGGCGACGTCGCCGTCAGCCAGTTCGAAATTCCGCAAGCGACGATCGGCGCCTTCTTCAAACGGGCGCGCGCGGCCGGGGCGACCACCATCCTCAACCCGGCGCCGGCGATGGCCTGCGGGCCGGAATTGCTGGAACTCGTCGACATCATGATCCTCAACGAGACCGAGCTCGGGTTTATCGCCGGCACCGCGCTGGCCGATACCGACGCCCCCGAACGTTTCATTGAAGCAGCGCGGCGCCTGCCGACCGATGCCGACAAAACCATTTGCGTCACGCTAGGCAAGCGCGGCGTGCTCGCGCTCATGGGCGGCGAACCCTCGCTGATTGCGGGGCGTGCCGTGAAGGCAGTGGACACCACCGGCGCTGGCGATTGCTTTGTCGGCGCCCTCGCAGCCCAGCTTGCCAATGGAAAGGCGATCCGCGACGCGCTCGAATACGCCAATGCCGCCGCATCGATCTGCGTGCAGCGAATGGGCGCCGCGCCGTCGATGCCGACAGCGGCCGAGGTGGCGGACGCCCTGCACCCGTAG
- a CDS encoding Glu/Leu/Phe/Val dehydrogenase has product MTVYSGPVFDMAVNQFGVIANHLEIPMDERDRILMPKRAITISCPIHRDDGTVAVFEGYRVQHHLTLGPTKGGTRFAPSVDIGEVAALAIWMSWKCALVGLPYGGAKGGVNVDLSTISKRELEALSRRYMQEMIPFVGPHTDVMAPDMGTNEQVMAWFMDTYSMYQGRTVTEIVTGKPVSSGGTLGRREATGRGVAYLARRVLKELSVNPGTATAVIQGFGNVGSYAALELHQYGLKIIAVSDHTGALHDPAGLDIPTLMRHASTHGSIAGFSNQLAFDPEQILTLACDVLVPAAMERVIDASVAENLKCRVLAEGANGPTTPEADLVLEKRQGEVFLIPDILCNSGGVVVSYFEWVQDLQQLFWEEEEVTRREYAILDRAFDSMLTRAKADNIPHRTAAMAIGVEKVRAAKNTRGLFP; this is encoded by the coding sequence ATGACTGTTTATTCCGGTCCGGTGTTCGACATGGCTGTTAACCAGTTCGGTGTCATCGCCAACCATCTCGAAATCCCGATGGACGAGCGCGACCGAATCCTGATGCCGAAGCGGGCCATCACCATTTCCTGTCCGATCCACCGCGATGACGGCACGGTCGCGGTATTCGAAGGCTACCGGGTGCAGCACCACCTCACGCTCGGCCCGACCAAGGGCGGCACGCGATTCGCGCCCTCCGTCGACATCGGCGAGGTCGCAGCTCTTGCGATCTGGATGAGCTGGAAATGCGCGCTGGTCGGGTTGCCCTATGGCGGCGCCAAGGGCGGCGTCAATGTCGATCTCTCCACCATCTCCAAGCGCGAACTGGAAGCGCTGTCGCGGCGCTACATGCAGGAGATGATTCCTTTCGTAGGCCCGCATACCGACGTGATGGCGCCTGACATGGGCACCAATGAGCAGGTGATGGCCTGGTTCATGGACACTTATTCGATGTACCAGGGCCGCACCGTGACCGAGATTGTCACGGGCAAGCCGGTATCGTCGGGCGGCACGCTCGGCCGGCGCGAAGCGACGGGGCGCGGCGTCGCCTATCTTGCCAGGCGCGTGCTGAAGGAGCTGTCGGTCAATCCAGGCACCGCGACCGCTGTCATCCAGGGCTTTGGCAATGTCGGCTCCTATGCGGCGCTGGAGCTGCATCAATACGGGTTGAAGATCATCGCCGTCAGCGATCACACCGGCGCGCTGCACGATCCGGCCGGGCTCGATATTCCCACGCTGATGCGGCACGCCAGCACGCATGGCAGCATCGCCGGTTTCTCGAACCAGTTGGCCTTCGATCCCGAGCAAATCCTGACGCTGGCCTGCGACGTGCTGGTGCCGGCGGCGATGGAGCGGGTTATCGATGCCAGCGTCGCGGAAAATCTCAAATGCCGCGTGCTGGCCGAAGGCGCCAACGGCCCGACCACGCCGGAGGCCGATCTGGTGCTGGAGAAGCGCCAGGGCGAAGTGTTTTTGATCCCCGACATTCTCTGCAATTCCGGCGGCGTGGTGGTCAGCTACTTCGAATGGGTGCAGGATTTACAGCAATTGTTCTGGGAGGAAGAGGAAGTGACGCGGCGCGAATACGCCATCCTCGATCGCGCCTTCGACAGCATGTTGACGCGTGCCAAGGCGGACAATATCCCGCATCGTACAGCGGCGATGGCGATCGGGGTGGAGAAGGTCCGCGCCGCCAAGAACACGCGGGGACTGTTTCCGTGA
- a CDS encoding enoyl-CoA hydratase/isomerase family protein: MPTSDDTAASAPALLRIEGPIATITLNRPAAFNSINLSIAQKLEQLGSEVEGNDDIRVLVIEGEGRAFSAGGDLQTIGAAAANDTIAPVVGELLKHYHAFIETVRRMPKIVLSSVHGSAAGAGMGLAFVADLCIAADDARFTPAYAKIGVSPDGGSTVGMVGTVGTRRALQIFLAEDSFTAQQAYEWGLVARVVLAAELKAETRKFAERLAQNPPAAIAGTKSLVYQAAVTPTRQQLDAEEAKIIDAMHTEDFRVAVKKFTSKSK, encoded by the coding sequence ATGCCGACGTCAGATGATACCGCCGCCAGCGCCCCTGCCCTGCTCCGGATCGAGGGTCCGATTGCCACCATCACCCTGAACCGGCCCGCGGCCTTCAATTCCATCAATCTGTCGATCGCGCAAAAGCTCGAGCAGCTAGGCAGCGAGGTCGAGGGCAACGACGATATCCGTGTGCTTGTCATCGAGGGCGAAGGCCGCGCCTTCTCGGCCGGCGGCGATCTGCAGACCATCGGCGCTGCCGCCGCCAACGATACCATCGCGCCCGTGGTCGGCGAGTTGCTGAAGCACTACCACGCCTTTATCGAGACGGTGCGGCGGATGCCGAAGATCGTGCTCTCGAGCGTCCACGGCTCCGCCGCCGGTGCCGGCATGGGGCTGGCCTTCGTCGCTGATCTCTGCATTGCCGCCGACGACGCCCGCTTCACACCGGCCTATGCCAAGATCGGCGTCTCGCCGGACGGCGGCAGCACGGTCGGCATGGTCGGCACCGTCGGCACCCGCCGCGCGTTGCAGATATTTTTGGCCGAAGACAGTTTTACCGCGCAGCAGGCCTATGAATGGGGCCTGGTCGCCCGCGTCGTTCTGGCAGCGGAGCTGAAGGCAGAGACCCGCAAATTCGCCGAGCGGTTGGCGCAGAATCCGCCCGCGGCGATCGCCGGCACCAAGTCGCTGGTCTATCAGGCCGCGGTTACACCGACCAGGCAGCAACTCGATGCCGAGGAAGCGAAGATCATCGACGCCATGCACACCGAAGACTTCCGCGTCGCGGTGAAGAAGTTCACCAGCAAGTCGAAGTGA
- a CDS encoding TetR/AcrR family transcriptional regulator: MAKAKRVQKWQRDPEGMRLRILEAAKQEFAAHGLAGARVDRIAANAGANKRMLYYHVGNKENLYLAVLEGAYEKIRSEERGLDLEHLDPPEAIERLIDFTWNYFLRNPEFLALLNTENLAKARHLKRSTKVKSMHSPFVEMIRTVVTRGVESGDFRVAVDPVQLYISIAALCFFYLSNSATLSVIFGRDLLKKEARDERLAHMVALVLAALTGKSTADFGKAVASGVRAPAHQPV, translated from the coding sequence TTGGCAAAGGCAAAACGCGTTCAGAAATGGCAGCGCGACCCCGAGGGGATGCGGCTTCGCATTCTCGAGGCCGCCAAGCAGGAATTCGCCGCCCATGGCCTGGCCGGCGCACGCGTCGACCGCATCGCGGCCAATGCCGGCGCCAACAAGCGCATGCTGTATTACCACGTCGGCAACAAGGAAAACCTCTACCTCGCGGTGCTCGAAGGCGCCTATGAGAAAATCCGTTCCGAGGAGCGCGGGCTCGATCTCGAACATCTCGATCCGCCCGAGGCGATCGAACGGCTGATCGACTTCACCTGGAACTACTTCCTCCGCAACCCGGAATTTCTGGCGCTGCTCAACACCGAAAATCTCGCCAAGGCGCGCCATCTGAAGCGCTCGACCAAGGTCAAATCGATGCATTCGCCGTTCGTCGAGATGATCCGCACGGTGGTGACGCGCGGCGTCGAAAGCGGCGATTTCCGCGTCGCGGTCGATCCGGTCCAGCTCTACATTTCGATCGCAGCGCTGTGCTTCTTCTACCTCTCCAACAGCGCCACGCTTTCGGTGATCTTCGGCCGCGACCTCCTGAAGAAGGAGGCGAGGGACGAGCGCCTCGCCCACATGGTGGCGCTGGTGCTGGCGGCGCTGACGGGCAAATCGACGGCGGATTTCGGCAAGGCCGTAGCGTCCGGCGTGCGAGCACCGGCGCATCAGCCGGTTTAG
- a CDS encoding sugar kinase, producing MQALFIGQTYIDVTFITDHMPTGDEKHVASAYAVSFGGNAVTAAFCCAKLGIVPDLIATVANDWLGRMFQDMSAKYGISIHPRKVNSSSLSFIMPKDGKRAIVRCRDDEHIHPFPMLNLKGCRALHIDGHQPDAAIHYAKLCREDGILTSLDGGGLRTNTHELLEFIDVAIVAERLCEQMDKTPDAMLDYLKSRGCRVGGVTMGEQGLLWYDETGAIRRLPALPIPRDRVIDTNGAGDVFHGAYVYSYLSHPAKSWQDHFEFARAASTYKIQRLGNEAGLPSLGDIDAVKQEFRESA from the coding sequence ATGCAGGCTCTCTTCATCGGACAGACCTATATCGATGTTACCTTCATCACCGACCACATGCCGACCGGCGACGAAAAACATGTGGCGTCCGCTTATGCGGTGTCGTTTGGCGGCAACGCCGTCACCGCGGCATTCTGCTGCGCCAAACTCGGCATCGTGCCCGACCTGATCGCAACGGTGGCGAACGACTGGCTCGGCCGCATGTTTCAGGACATGAGCGCGAAATACGGAATCTCGATCCATCCGCGCAAGGTCAATTCCTCCTCGCTGTCGTTCATCATGCCGAAAGACGGCAAACGCGCCATCGTGCGCTGCCGCGACGACGAGCACATCCATCCCTTCCCGATGCTGAACTTGAAGGGCTGCCGCGCGCTGCACATCGACGGCCACCAGCCGGACGCCGCAATCCATTATGCCAAACTTTGCCGCGAGGACGGCATTCTGACGTCGCTCGATGGCGGCGGCCTGCGCACCAACACCCACGAGCTGCTGGAATTCATCGACGTCGCCATCGTTGCCGAACGGCTGTGCGAGCAGATGGACAAGACGCCGGACGCCATGCTCGACTATCTCAAGAGCCGCGGCTGCCGGGTCGGCGGCGTCACCATGGGCGAGCAAGGCCTGCTCTGGTATGACGAGACCGGCGCGATCCGCCGCCTGCCCGCGCTGCCGATCCCGCGCGACCGCGTGATCGACACCAATGGCGCAGGCGACGTTTTCCACGGCGCCTATGTCTATTCTTATCTCAGCCATCCCGCTAAAAGCTGGCAGGATCATTTCGAGTTTGCGCGCGCCGCCTCGACCTACAAGATCCAGCGCCTCGGCAACGAGGCTGGCCTGCCGTCGCTCGGCGATATCGACGCGGTCAAGCAGGAGTTTCGGGAGAGCGCCTGA